Proteins co-encoded in one Echeneis naucrates chromosome 22, fEcheNa1.1, whole genome shotgun sequence genomic window:
- the jdp2a gene encoding jun dimerization protein 2, with protein MQRFPLFKIYSRPSAEQKKGHLLHLGSKSAVVTTKSDTMPGQIPDPSVTAGSLPSLGPLAGISATTLTDKLKFGDLQEFGTMLSPLHFLDTLGKRPIVIKTERDEEEERRKRRREKNKVAAARCRNKKKERTDYLQKESERLEMLNSDLKAQIEELKLERQQLILMLNRHRPTCIVRTDSVKTPESEVNPLLQQLEAK; from the exons ATGCAACGATTTCCACTTTTTAAAATCTACTCTCGACCCTCGGCTGAGCAGAAGAAAGGACATTTGTTGCACCTGGGATCGAAGTCAG CTGTGGTCACGACCAAGTCTGACACGATGCCAGGACAAATCCCAGATCCCTCTGTGACAGCAGGCTCCCTGCCCAGCCTGGGCCCACTGGCTGGGATCTCAGCCACCACACTCACAGACAAGCTGAAATTTGGTGACCTCCAGGAGTTTGGGACGATGTTGTCACCTCTGCATTTCTTGGACACCCTGGGGAAAAGGCCTATAGTCATCAAAACAGAG agagacgaagaagaagagaggaggaaacgAAGGcgagagaaaaataaagtggCTGCAGCTCGTTGtcgaaacaaaaagaaagagagaacagattATCTACAAAAG GAATCTGAGAGACTGGAGATGTTAAACTCTGACCTTAAAGCACAGATTGAGGAGCTGAAGTTGGAACGACAGCAGCTGATCCTCATGCTAAACCGCCATCGTCCCACGTGCATTGTCCGGACAGATAGCGTGAAAACACCGGAGAGCGAGGTGAAccccctgctgcagcagctggaggccAAGTGA
- the mlh3 gene encoding DNA mismatch repair protein Mlh3 isoform X1, which translates to MIKCLPKEVQGKVRSGVAIPSLQQCVEELILNSIDAGASCVGVRTDTEALKVQVVDNGAGLSAADMDCVGNRYYTSKCNSLRDLDDLRWYGFRGEALASIASLAAVVEIASRTRSSVKTLVKVFKNGKGGDVFEAETARPSAGTTVVICNFFHNMPVRRRRMDAVLEGERIRQRVEAISLMHPSVSFTLKNDCTGAMTVQLPKAKNTHHRFVQIHGLGRAQRLGEMSHTHGQFEVTGYIGREGHYNTSLQFLYVNDRLLLKTPLHKLLNFLLRRLSSSNQKNDSPDGPSVLRSPKYKRNQELHGVYVINIKCSFSEYDICLEPAKTLIEFKDWDGILHCIKEAVQAFLQRENLVAEVFQEDLDFVSPEHFVSDNADKGGFNNGNGGQAICSASTLDCSIGMKLASESVHRKRRYECVSEDVVCQESGLMGCEKEEVEKIPANDLQPIQNDGCTYGECRDEPQCDLVHLESASDNKSVKIEEPMFSKALEGSQLLCTSSQPQLSKGREMQLNSSTSTSTMALPDNITHQSQPQLKSADQLLPDCQGAGPRQTLISNRKIGLSDPFIHQSLHTQELSQITRSVFQQQTLAQKGEVRSLASKCKISLDAIHDTSCQELCRDFDPIITSKIPKVVSCQGFSLHKESGSLDRFRRAFGKCDEKKFPSLGICLQDNARVSPACSDISNHQNLSVCQKEPQKNERQRILQSPATSSIFTKLKPISAQNKDKKSLASKLCSLKQHREEASNVLTHFSRATSGGNTCPSSEIDSHDTNNNESTCDSALKAQPISGTNKNPDLNEEEGNTRSSDWLHHYDPSMGKEVYVNRVTGLSKYGDPSTEETQVRCTSDVTNLAVHVISETGMKYWCYPFQADLVLPFLPKSRTERVISSGLDDRDDGGENYNSLSSLYSKWNNPVFVHPPMVGVDITSGQADSLAVKIHNILFPYRFSKAMIHSMKVIHQVDKKFLACLINTGDEERTTHSDYEGNLLVLVDQHAAHERVRLENLVADSYEYHPDASGERRLCSSTILPPLEISVTEDELRLLRSCQSDLRNFGLEVKFSQAAEPRIYVGKVPLCFIEKESNERRRGRPSVIKPIVEEYLREQIELLRSTGRVRGTLPLTVQKVLASLACHGAIKFNNSLSRDECHSLVASLSSCQLPFQCAHGRPSIAPLVDILHLDKDQKEIQKPNLQKLRGMYKAWELYGKR; encoded by the exons ATGATTAAGTGTTTGCCCAAAGAAGTTCAAGGTAAAGTCCGCTCCGGTGTGGCCATCCCTTCCCTCCAACAGTGCGTCGAGGAGCTGATCCTGAACAGCATCGATGCCGGAGCGTCCTGTGTGGGCGTCCGGACCGACACGGAGGCGCTCAAAGTTCAGGTAGTGGACAACGGCGCTGGGCTGAGCGCGGCCGACATGGACTGTGTCGGAAACCGCTACTACACAAGCAAGTGCAACTCTCTTCGGGACCTGGACGATCTCAGGTGGTATGGCTTCAGAGGAGAAGCCTTGGCCAGCATAGCTTCTTTGGCCGCGGTTGTAGAAATCGCATCCCGAACGAGATCGTCGGTGAAAACACTCGTGAAGGTTTTCAAGAACGGAAAAGGCGGCGATGTGTTTGAAGCAGAGACTGCCCGGCCCTCCGCAGGGACTACAGTTGTCATCTGTAACTTCTTCCACAACATGCCAGtccggaggaggaggatggatgcTGTCCTAGAGGGTGAGAGGATAAGACAGAGAGTGGAGGCCATTTCTCTGATGCATCCCTCTGTGTCATTCACCCTGAAGAATGACTGCACCGGTGCGATGACGGTGCAGCTTCCCAAAGCCAAAAACACCCACCACAGGTTTGTTCAGATTCATGGCCTTGGGCGAGCACAGAGACTGGGAGAAATGAGCCACACGCATGGACAGTTTGAAGTGACAGGTTACATTGGCAGAGAGGGCCACTACAATACCAGTTTACAGTTCCTGTACGTAAATGACAgactgctgctgaaaacacCGTTACATAAGCTGTTGAACTTTCTCCTACGCAGGCTGAGCAGTTCCAATCAGAAAAATGATAGCCCAGATGGACCGTCTGTCCTCAGGAGTCCAAAGTACAAACGAAATCAAGAGCTTCATGGAGTATATGTCATCAATATCAAGTGCTCCTTCTCAGAGTATGATATTTGTCTTGAGCCTGCTAAAACTTTAATCGAGTTCAAAGACTGGGATGGGATTTTGCACTGCATTAAAGAGGCAGTGCAAGCTTTCCTTCAAAGGGAGAACTTGGTGGCCGAGGTTTTTCAAGAAGACTTGGACTTTGTATCTCCTGAACACTTTGTCAGTGACAATGCTGACAAAGGGGGGTTCAATAATGGAAATGGTGGCCAAGCAATTTGCAGTGCTTCCACATTAGATTGCAGTATTGGAATGAAACTGGCTTCAGAATCAGTTCATCGTAAGCGCCGATATGAATGTGTTTCTGAGGATGTTGTTTGCCAGGAGTCTGGTCTGATGGGATGTGAAAAGGAAGAAGTTGAAAAAATACCTGCAAATGACTTGCAACCAATACAAAATGATGGATGCACATATGGAGAATGTAGAGATGAGCCACAATGTGATTTGGTTCACCTGGAATCTGCATCTGATAATAAAAGTGTTAAAATAGAGGAGCCAATGTTCAGTAAAGCTCTGGAAGGCTCTCAACTTTTATGCACTTCAAGTCAGCCACAACTTTCAAAAGGAAGAGAGATGCAATTAAACAGTTCTACCTCAACCAGCACCATGGCTTTACCAGACAACATCACCCACCAAAGTCAGCCCCAGTTAAAAAGTGCTGACCAATTATTACCTGACTGTCAGGGTGCAGGACCCAGGCAGACTTTGATAAGTAACAGAAAGATAGGTCTGTCCgatccattcattcatcaaagTCTGCATACTCAGGAACTGTCCCAGATTACTAGGTCAGTATTTCAGCAGCAAACACTAGCACAGAAAGGTGAGGTGAGATCCCTTGCATCAAAGTGCAAAATTTCACTGGATGCAATCCATGACACATCTTGTCAGGAGCTATGTCGAGACTTTGATCCTATCATTACTTCAAAGATTCCTAAAGTTGTATCATGTCAAGGGTTTTCGTTACATAAAGAGTCTGGATCTCTTGACAGGTTTCGAAGAGCATTTGGTAAatgtgatgaaaagaaattcCCCTCTCTGGGGATTTGTTTACAGGACAATGCTAGAGTCTCACCAGCATGCAGTGATATTTCAAATCACCAGaatttgtcagtttgtcagaaAGAGCCACAAAAAAATGAGAGACAGCGCATTCTCCAAAGCCCAGCAACTTCCTCCATTTTCACCAAGTTAAAACCAATCTCAGCtcagaataaagacaaaaaatctTTGGCTTCTAAACTCTGCAGCTTGAAACAACACAGGGAAGAGGCATCAAATGTGTTAACACACTTTTCCAGGGCTACCTCTGGGGGAAATACCTGTCCCAGCAGTGAAATTGATAGCCACGACACCAACAACAATGAGAGTACCTGTGACAGTGCACTGAAAGCTCAGCCAATATCAGGGACCAATAAAAACCCTGACTTGAATGAGGAGGAAGGGAATACAAGATCAAGCGACTGGCTTCATCACTATGATCCATCCATGGGGAAAGAAGTTTATGTCAACAGAGTGACTGGGCTTAGCAAATATGGGGACCCATctactgaagaaacacaagtgCGCTGTACATCTGATGTCACCAATTTGGCAGTTCACGTCATCTCTGAGACAG GGATGAAATACTGGTGTTACCCATTTCAGGCAGATCTAGTGTTGCCCTTCCTGCCTAaatccaggacagagagagtgatTAGTTCAGGGCTTGATGACAGAG ATGATGGTGGTGAAAACTACAATTCCCTTTCTTCATTGTACTCAAAATGGAATAATCCTGTATTTGTCCATCCTCCTATG GTTGGGGTGGACATAACAAGTGGGCAAGCTGATAGCCTGGCTGTAAAGATCCATAACATCCTGTTTCCATACCGCTTTTCTAAGGCTATGATCCACTCAATGAAG GTTATTCATCAAGTGGATAAGAAGTTTCTTGCTTGTCTCATCAACACAGGAGATGAAGAACGTACAACACACAGTGACTATGAAG GAAATCTCTTGGTACTAGTGGATCAACATGCGGCACACGAGAGGGTTCGGCTTGAAAATCTTGTTGcag ATTCCTATGAGTATCACCCAGATGCATCAGGGGAGAGACGTCTGTGTTCCTCAACCATTTTGCCACCTCTTGAGATCAGTGTAACAGAAGATGAGCTAAGGCTGCTTAG ATCTTGTCAGTCAGATCTGCGCAATTTTGGCCTGGAAGTGAAATTTTCTCAGGCAGCAGAGCCACGTATATATGTGGGGAAGGTACCACTGTGCTTCATTGAAAAGGAGAGCAATGAACGAAGACGGGGGAGACCATCTGTTATCAAGCCTATAGTTGAG GAGTATCTTCGAGAGCAGATTGAG ttaCTCCGCTCAACCGGCAGAGTAAGAGGAACTTTGCCTCTCACTGTGCAGAAGGTGCTTGCTTCTTTAGCATGCCACG GTGCCATCAAATTCAACAACAGCCTGAGCAGAGATGAATGCCACAGCTTGGTAGCATCCTTATCATCCTGCCAGCTGCCCTTCCAGTGTGCCCATGGCCGTCCTTCCATTGCTCCCCTAGTAGACATCTTACATTTGGATAAAGACCAGAAG GAAATACAGAAACCTAACCTCCAAAAGCTGAGAGGAATGTATAAAGCTTGGGAACTATATGGAAAaagataa
- the fosaa gene encoding proto-oncogene c-Fos encodes MYHNNLTPDMDSDSPTCRTESPVGTLCQKTPEEASSPAASSGTNAKEVCQDMSVEDTPFVPTVTAISSTPDFQWMVQPTIITSVSPSLGSRQANEPQSSHRATPKAGGNKGKNAVRKGKTEQLSPEEEEKKRIRRERNKMAAAKCRNRRRELTDTLQAETDKLEEEKAALETEIANLLKEKERLEFILATHKPVCQMSEELEAIFQEPTGSPELPPCPDEDRLPEDGLQEAPSLQDMDIPSDPSTAISGNSNILLCASAEINICDLEPSLDIKDGLLDSMLPGLEEKTPMETARSVPDIDLSSSLGVSDWETLYKSVSSDLEPLTTPVVTSTPTCSTYLSVFTFACPELDCLTDGLDSHKGGGGKTESVDILNSPTLLAL; translated from the exons ATGTATCACAACAACCTGACGCCTGACATGGATTCAGACTCTCCCACCTGCCGGACAGAGTCTCCTGTCGGGACACTCTGCCAGAAGACGCCAGAAGAGGCGAGCTCTCCCGCCGCCTCCTCGGGGACCAATGCAAAG GAAGTCTGCCAAGACATGAGTGTTGAAGACACTCCATTTGTTCCAACAGTCACTGCAATTTCATCTACCCCAGATTTCCAGTGGATGGTCCAGCCTACAATTATTACATCTGTCTCCCCGTCTCTGGGTAGCAGGCAAGCCAATGAACCGCAAAGCTCTCACAGGGCAACACCCAAAGCAGGCGGGAACAAGGGAAAAAATGCTGTCAGAAAGGGGAAAACAGAGCAG CTGTctccagaggaggaagagaaaaaaaggataaGGAGGGAGAGGAATAAAATGGCTGCAGCAAAGTGTCGCAACAGACGGAGGGAACTCACGGATACACTGCAAGCT GAGACTGACAAGTTGGAAGAGGAGAAAGCAGCCCTGGAGACAGAAATAGCCAACCTcctcaaagagaaagaaaggctTGAATTTATCCTCGCTACACATAAGCCGGTGTGCCAAATGTCAGAAGAGCTGGAGGCTATTTTCCAGGAGCCCACGGGATCCCCAGAGCTACCGCCCTGTCCAGACGAGGACAGACTCCCAGAGGATGGACTCCAGGAAGCTCCTTCGCTGCAGGACATGGACATCCCCAGCGATCCATCCACAGCCATCTCTGGGAACTCCAATATCTTGCTGTGTGCCAGTGCTGAAATCAACATCTGCGATCTGGAGCCCTCTTTGGACATTAAGGACGGCCTGCTGGACAGCATGTTACCCGGGTTAGAGGAGAAAACCCCTATGGAAACTGCTCGGTCTGTGCCAGACATAGATCTGAGCAGTTCTCTCGGGGTCTCGGACTGGGAGACCCTGTACAAGTCCGTTTCCAGCGACCTGGAGCCTCTCACTACTCCTGTGGTGACCTCCACCCCCACCTGCAGCACCTACCtgtctgttttcacatttgcatgTCCTGAGCTGGACTGTCTCACAGACGGACTGGACAGCCATAAAGGGGGAGGGGGCAAAACCGAATCTGTCGACATCCTCAACTCTCCAACTCTCTTAGCCTTATAA
- the mlh3 gene encoding DNA mismatch repair protein Mlh3 isoform X2 — MIKCLPKEVQGKVRSGVAIPSLQQCVEELILNSIDAGASCVGVRTDTEALKVQVVDNGAGLSAADMDCVGNRYYTSKCNSLRDLDDLRWYGFRGEALASIASLAAVVEIASRTRSSVKTLVKVFKNGKGGDVFEAETARPSAGTTVVICNFFHNMPVRRRRMDAVLEGERIRQRVEAISLMHPSVSFTLKNDCTGAMTVQLPKAKNTHHRFVQIHGLGRAQRLGEMSHTHGQFEVTGYIGREGHYNTSLQFLYVNDRLLLKTPLHKLLNFLLRRLSSSNQKNDSPDGPSVLRSPKYKRNQELHGVYVINIKCSFSEYDICLEPAKTLIEFKDWDGILHCIKEAVQAFLQRENLVAEVFQEDLDFVSPEHFVSDNADKGGFNNGNGGQAICSASTLDCSIGMKLASESVHRKRRYECVSEDVVCQESGLMGCEKEEVEKIPANDLQPIQNDGCTYGECRDEPQCDLVHLESASDNKSVKIEEPMFSKALEGSQLLCTSSQPQLSKGREMQLNSSTSTSTMALPDNITHQSQPQLKSADQLLPDCQGAGPRQTLISNRKIGLSDPFIHQSLHTQELSQITRSVFQQQTLAQKGEVRSLASKCKISLDAIHDTSCQELCRDFDPIITSKIPKVVSCQGFSLHKESGSLDRFRRAFGKCDEKKFPSLGICLQDNARVSPACSDISNHQNLSVCQKEPQKNERQRILQSPATSSIFTKLKPISAQNKDKKSLASKLCSLKQHREEASNVLTHFSRATSGGNTCPSSEIDSHDTNNNESTCDSALKAQPISGTNKNPDLNEEEGNTRSSDWLHHYDPSMGKEVYVNRVTGLSKYGDPSTEETQVRCTSDVTNLAVHVISETDDGGENYNSLSSLYSKWNNPVFVHPPMVGVDITSGQADSLAVKIHNILFPYRFSKAMIHSMKVIHQVDKKFLACLINTGDEERTTHSDYEGNLLVLVDQHAAHERVRLENLVADSYEYHPDASGERRLCSSTILPPLEISVTEDELRLLRSCQSDLRNFGLEVKFSQAAEPRIYVGKVPLCFIEKESNERRRGRPSVIKPIVEEYLREQIELLRSTGRVRGTLPLTVQKVLASLACHGAIKFNNSLSRDECHSLVASLSSCQLPFQCAHGRPSIAPLVDILHLDKDQKEIQKPNLQKLRGMYKAWELYGKR; from the exons ATGATTAAGTGTTTGCCCAAAGAAGTTCAAGGTAAAGTCCGCTCCGGTGTGGCCATCCCTTCCCTCCAACAGTGCGTCGAGGAGCTGATCCTGAACAGCATCGATGCCGGAGCGTCCTGTGTGGGCGTCCGGACCGACACGGAGGCGCTCAAAGTTCAGGTAGTGGACAACGGCGCTGGGCTGAGCGCGGCCGACATGGACTGTGTCGGAAACCGCTACTACACAAGCAAGTGCAACTCTCTTCGGGACCTGGACGATCTCAGGTGGTATGGCTTCAGAGGAGAAGCCTTGGCCAGCATAGCTTCTTTGGCCGCGGTTGTAGAAATCGCATCCCGAACGAGATCGTCGGTGAAAACACTCGTGAAGGTTTTCAAGAACGGAAAAGGCGGCGATGTGTTTGAAGCAGAGACTGCCCGGCCCTCCGCAGGGACTACAGTTGTCATCTGTAACTTCTTCCACAACATGCCAGtccggaggaggaggatggatgcTGTCCTAGAGGGTGAGAGGATAAGACAGAGAGTGGAGGCCATTTCTCTGATGCATCCCTCTGTGTCATTCACCCTGAAGAATGACTGCACCGGTGCGATGACGGTGCAGCTTCCCAAAGCCAAAAACACCCACCACAGGTTTGTTCAGATTCATGGCCTTGGGCGAGCACAGAGACTGGGAGAAATGAGCCACACGCATGGACAGTTTGAAGTGACAGGTTACATTGGCAGAGAGGGCCACTACAATACCAGTTTACAGTTCCTGTACGTAAATGACAgactgctgctgaaaacacCGTTACATAAGCTGTTGAACTTTCTCCTACGCAGGCTGAGCAGTTCCAATCAGAAAAATGATAGCCCAGATGGACCGTCTGTCCTCAGGAGTCCAAAGTACAAACGAAATCAAGAGCTTCATGGAGTATATGTCATCAATATCAAGTGCTCCTTCTCAGAGTATGATATTTGTCTTGAGCCTGCTAAAACTTTAATCGAGTTCAAAGACTGGGATGGGATTTTGCACTGCATTAAAGAGGCAGTGCAAGCTTTCCTTCAAAGGGAGAACTTGGTGGCCGAGGTTTTTCAAGAAGACTTGGACTTTGTATCTCCTGAACACTTTGTCAGTGACAATGCTGACAAAGGGGGGTTCAATAATGGAAATGGTGGCCAAGCAATTTGCAGTGCTTCCACATTAGATTGCAGTATTGGAATGAAACTGGCTTCAGAATCAGTTCATCGTAAGCGCCGATATGAATGTGTTTCTGAGGATGTTGTTTGCCAGGAGTCTGGTCTGATGGGATGTGAAAAGGAAGAAGTTGAAAAAATACCTGCAAATGACTTGCAACCAATACAAAATGATGGATGCACATATGGAGAATGTAGAGATGAGCCACAATGTGATTTGGTTCACCTGGAATCTGCATCTGATAATAAAAGTGTTAAAATAGAGGAGCCAATGTTCAGTAAAGCTCTGGAAGGCTCTCAACTTTTATGCACTTCAAGTCAGCCACAACTTTCAAAAGGAAGAGAGATGCAATTAAACAGTTCTACCTCAACCAGCACCATGGCTTTACCAGACAACATCACCCACCAAAGTCAGCCCCAGTTAAAAAGTGCTGACCAATTATTACCTGACTGTCAGGGTGCAGGACCCAGGCAGACTTTGATAAGTAACAGAAAGATAGGTCTGTCCgatccattcattcatcaaagTCTGCATACTCAGGAACTGTCCCAGATTACTAGGTCAGTATTTCAGCAGCAAACACTAGCACAGAAAGGTGAGGTGAGATCCCTTGCATCAAAGTGCAAAATTTCACTGGATGCAATCCATGACACATCTTGTCAGGAGCTATGTCGAGACTTTGATCCTATCATTACTTCAAAGATTCCTAAAGTTGTATCATGTCAAGGGTTTTCGTTACATAAAGAGTCTGGATCTCTTGACAGGTTTCGAAGAGCATTTGGTAAatgtgatgaaaagaaattcCCCTCTCTGGGGATTTGTTTACAGGACAATGCTAGAGTCTCACCAGCATGCAGTGATATTTCAAATCACCAGaatttgtcagtttgtcagaaAGAGCCACAAAAAAATGAGAGACAGCGCATTCTCCAAAGCCCAGCAACTTCCTCCATTTTCACCAAGTTAAAACCAATCTCAGCtcagaataaagacaaaaaatctTTGGCTTCTAAACTCTGCAGCTTGAAACAACACAGGGAAGAGGCATCAAATGTGTTAACACACTTTTCCAGGGCTACCTCTGGGGGAAATACCTGTCCCAGCAGTGAAATTGATAGCCACGACACCAACAACAATGAGAGTACCTGTGACAGTGCACTGAAAGCTCAGCCAATATCAGGGACCAATAAAAACCCTGACTTGAATGAGGAGGAAGGGAATACAAGATCAAGCGACTGGCTTCATCACTATGATCCATCCATGGGGAAAGAAGTTTATGTCAACAGAGTGACTGGGCTTAGCAAATATGGGGACCCATctactgaagaaacacaagtgCGCTGTACATCTGATGTCACCAATTTGGCAGTTCACGTCATCTCTGAGACAG ATGATGGTGGTGAAAACTACAATTCCCTTTCTTCATTGTACTCAAAATGGAATAATCCTGTATTTGTCCATCCTCCTATG GTTGGGGTGGACATAACAAGTGGGCAAGCTGATAGCCTGGCTGTAAAGATCCATAACATCCTGTTTCCATACCGCTTTTCTAAGGCTATGATCCACTCAATGAAG GTTATTCATCAAGTGGATAAGAAGTTTCTTGCTTGTCTCATCAACACAGGAGATGAAGAACGTACAACACACAGTGACTATGAAG GAAATCTCTTGGTACTAGTGGATCAACATGCGGCACACGAGAGGGTTCGGCTTGAAAATCTTGTTGcag ATTCCTATGAGTATCACCCAGATGCATCAGGGGAGAGACGTCTGTGTTCCTCAACCATTTTGCCACCTCTTGAGATCAGTGTAACAGAAGATGAGCTAAGGCTGCTTAG ATCTTGTCAGTCAGATCTGCGCAATTTTGGCCTGGAAGTGAAATTTTCTCAGGCAGCAGAGCCACGTATATATGTGGGGAAGGTACCACTGTGCTTCATTGAAAAGGAGAGCAATGAACGAAGACGGGGGAGACCATCTGTTATCAAGCCTATAGTTGAG GAGTATCTTCGAGAGCAGATTGAG ttaCTCCGCTCAACCGGCAGAGTAAGAGGAACTTTGCCTCTCACTGTGCAGAAGGTGCTTGCTTCTTTAGCATGCCACG GTGCCATCAAATTCAACAACAGCCTGAGCAGAGATGAATGCCACAGCTTGGTAGCATCCTTATCATCCTGCCAGCTGCCCTTCCAGTGTGCCCATGGCCGTCCTTCCATTGCTCCCCTAGTAGACATCTTACATTTGGATAAAGACCAGAAG GAAATACAGAAACCTAACCTCCAAAAGCTGAGAGGAATGTATAAAGCTTGGGAACTATATGGAAAaagataa